Proteins found in one Aethina tumida isolate Nest 87 chromosome 1, icAetTumi1.1, whole genome shotgun sequence genomic segment:
- the LOC109598223 gene encoding Golgi to ER traffic protein 4 homolog, with amino-acid sequence MAATSVRGTSRIVEKLEKAVKDGQYYEAHQMYRTLYFRLSSQNKYKELLDMLYNGSILFLERDQQTSGADLALLLVDTLSKSETKEYSDWIPKLCRIFCNIQPASLQRDQFLANVVRWSAAEKPQGHPLLHQNIAQIYWNEKNYQQARHHYIYSKDGLGCARLLIEFQSQNGFKSEADLFIAQAVLQYLCLKNKNTASQTFTSYTEQHPRIKKSGPPYLLPLLNFLWFLLQAIESRKLQTFAVLCEQYEPSIKRDPNYIGYLDKIGQIFFGLNPPQQQKAGGIFGNILESFLAGLGDESDDESSSDKNTAKASTSRNMLENTELD; translated from the exons atggcTGCGACAAGTGTTCGTGGGACTTCTAGAATAGTTGAGAAATTAGAAAAGGCGGTGAAAGATGGGCAATACTATGAAGCACACCAAATGTACAGAACGCTTTATTTTAg ATTGTCAAGCCAGAACAAATATAAGGAGTTACTTGATATGCTGTATAATGGGTCTATCTTATTCCTAGAAAGGGACCAG CAAACGTCTGGCGCAGATTTGGCATTACTGTTGGTCGACACTCTCTCCAAATCAGAGACTAAAGAATACAGTGATTGGATACCAAAGTTGTGtcgaatattttgtaatatacaaCCAGCTTCCCTCCAAAGAGATCAGTTTTTAGCCAATGTTGTCCGTTGGTCAGCTGCTGAAAAACCTCAGGGCCATCCATTGTTACATCAA aatattgCACAGATTTATTGGAACGAGAAAAACTATCAGCAAGCCAGACACCATTACATTTATTCAAAGGATGGTTTAGGGTGTGCCCGTCTCCTCATAGAGTTCCAAAGCCAGAACGGCTTCAAAAGCGAAGCGGATCTGTTCATAGCCCAAGCCGTTTTACAATATCTTTgtctgaaaaacaaaaatacggCCAGTCAAACGTTCACCAGTTACACTGAACAGCATCCGCGCATAAAGAAATCCGGCCCACCTTATTTGCTACCTCTGCTCAATTTCCTATGGTTTCTGTTGCAGGCTATAGAAAG TCGAAAGTTGCAAACGTTCGCGGTGCTGTGCGAGCAGTACGAGCCGTCGATAAAACGGGATCCGAACTACATCGGATACTTGGATAAGATTGGTCAGATATTTTTCGGTCTTAATCCACCGCAGCAGCAGAAAGCCGGCGGCATTTTCGGCAACATACTCGAGAGTTTTCTTGCAGGTTTGGGAGACGAGAGCGACGACGAATCATCATCGGACAAGAACACTGCGAAAGCGTCAACGAGCAGGAACATGTTAGAGAATACGGAGCTGGACTAG